One genomic region from Epinephelus fuscoguttatus linkage group LG8, E.fuscoguttatus.final_Chr_v1 encodes:
- the prune gene encoding exopolyphosphatase PRUNE1, with amino-acid sequence MEEFLSSCRRAVKGNLDQAGSAFHVVLGNEACDVDSMVCALTYAYFLSKTVHSEMLVLPLLNIRQSDLVLRSDNVFLLRQVVLSPDLLLFRDQLDLKALHRAGRLQLTLVDHNVLPSSDSDLEGAVVEVIDHHQQEREPSTSCPVTVEMVGSCTTLVTERIIQKAPEILDQQIAQLLYAAVVLDCVNMAPAAGKVTPKDSQIAAALEARFPALPPRGTLFQTLQDAKFDVSGLNTEQMLLKDMKAVSGSLNVAVSVLYITLQDFLQGAELEAELSDFCLKFGYDLLLLMTISFTESKEPMRELAVFSHSAACRQQVSLYLEQARNPALNLCPFSSPHSHVKAYKQGNMLASRKKVLPIIKDFLKERDGDGCLVDGRLGDMEEEDESRVPPTPMNSLVEGCPLDGGLPHISAQALEEKFSSMTSDL; translated from the exons gGGAATCTTGATCAGGCTGGTTCAGCGTTTCACGTGGTCCTGGGGAATGAAGCCTGTGACGTGGACTCTATGGTGTGTGCCCTGACCTACGCCTACTTCCTGTCCAAG actGTACACAGTGAGATGCTCGTTCTCCCGCTGCTGAACATCCGCCAGTCAGACCTCGTGCTGCGTTCAGATAACGTCTTCCTGCTGCGACAGGTCGTTCTGTCTCCAGACCTCCTGCTGTTCAGAGACCAGCTGGACCTTAAAGCGCTTCACCGAGCCGGCCGCCTGCAGCTGACGCTGGTCGACCACAATGTCCTGCCCAG TTCAGACAGCGACCTGGAGGGGGCAGTGGTGGAGGTGATCGACCATCACCAGCAGGAAAGAGAACCGTCCACCTCCTGTCCTGTTACCGTGGAGATGGTGGGATCCTGCACAACCTTGGTAACAGAACGCATCATCCAGAAAGCTCCAGAGATCCTGGACCAACAGATCGCTCAACTGCTCTACG CGGCTGTGGTGTTGGACTGTGTCAACATGGCGCCCGCAGCGGGTAAAGTGACGCCTAAAGACAGTCAGATCGCTGCAGCGTTGGAGGCTCGTTTTCCTGCTCTGCCGCCGAGGGGCACTCTGTTTCAGACGCTGCAGGACGCCAAGTTTGACGTGTCAG GTCTGAACACTGAACAGATGTTGTTGAAGGACATGAAAGCTGTTTCAGGAAGTTTGAATGTTGCTGTCTCTGTTCTCTACATTACACTGCAG GACTTCCTGCAGGGGGCGGAGCTGGAGGCAGAGCTTTCAGATTTCTGTTTGAAGTTTGGATATGACCTCCTGCTGCTGATGACCATCTCCTTCACTGAGAGCAAAGAACCAATGAGAGAGCTCGCTGTGTTTAGCCACAGCGCCGCCTGCAGGCAACAG GTGAGCCTCTACCTGGAACAGGCCCGTAACCCCGCCCTGAACCTCTGTCCATTCAGCAGCCCCCATTCACACGTCAAAGCCTATAAGCAAG gaAACATGCTGGCGTCTCGAAAGAAGGTCCTCCCCATCATTAAGGACTTCCTGAAGGAGCGAGACGGAGACGGTTGTCTGGTAGACGGTCGCCTGGGAGAcatggaagaggaggatgagtcTCGGGTCCCTCCGACCCCAATGAACAGTCTGGTGGAGGGCTGTCCTCTGGATGGCGGCCTGCCGCACATAAGCGCACAGGCGCTGGAGGAGAAGTTCAGCAGCATGacttctgacctctga